In Fimbriiglobus ruber, a single genomic region encodes these proteins:
- a CDS encoding fumarylacetoacetate hydrolase family protein, producing MRLATILTPHGPRAAAQVGNHFVDLHATDPGLPTSVKHLLAASATVRKAAAEAAASPHAVKYAADAVKILPPIPDPSKILCIGLNYRDHAIEGGKPIPTEPVVFGKFANTLVGQGDPIKIPKVSKEVDYEAELVVVIGKTGKHIPNDASAFDYVGGYTCGHDVSGRDWQFRGAEKQWIIGKTFDTFAPIGPVVVTTDELTDPHKLQIQLRLNGQTLQNSNTKEFIFGVPALLAFLSQVITLEPGDLIFTGTPPGVGIARKPPILLKAGDVVEVEIEKIGVLKNPCVAE from the coding sequence ATGCGCCTCGCCACGATTCTCACCCCGCACGGACCCCGCGCCGCCGCCCAGGTCGGCAACCACTTCGTCGACCTCCACGCCACCGACCCCGGCCTGCCCACGTCGGTCAAACACCTGCTCGCCGCCAGCGCCACCGTCCGCAAGGCGGCCGCCGAAGCCGCCGCGTCTCCCCATGCGGTCAAGTACGCCGCCGACGCCGTCAAGATCCTGCCGCCCATCCCCGACCCGTCCAAGATCCTTTGCATCGGGCTGAACTACCGCGACCACGCGATCGAAGGCGGCAAACCGATCCCGACGGAGCCGGTCGTCTTCGGCAAATTCGCGAACACGCTCGTCGGTCAGGGCGACCCGATCAAAATCCCGAAGGTCTCCAAGGAAGTCGACTACGAAGCCGAACTCGTCGTCGTCATCGGCAAGACCGGAAAACACATCCCGAACGACGCCTCCGCGTTCGACTACGTCGGCGGTTACACCTGCGGGCACGACGTCTCCGGGCGCGACTGGCAGTTTCGCGGGGCGGAGAAGCAGTGGATCATCGGGAAGACGTTTGACACGTTCGCTCCGATCGGGCCGGTCGTCGTCACCACCGACGAACTCACCGACCCGCACAAGCTGCAAATTCAACTGCGACTAAACGGCCAAACGCTGCAGAACTCGAACACGAAGGAATTCATCTTCGGCGTCCCCGCCCTGCTCGCCTTCCTGTCGCAAGTGATCACCCTCGAACCGGGCGACCTGATCTTCACCGGCACGCCGCCGGGCGTCGGGATCGCGCGGAAGCCGCCGATCCTCCTCAAAGCCGGCGACGTGGTCGAAGTCGAGATCGAGAAGATCGGCGTTCTGAAGAACCCTTGCGTCGCCGAGTAG
- a CDS encoding glycosyltransferase family 2 protein, with protein sequence MTVVLICTLFLAAATAACLYYAVLTTLGWLAASQPGEVAAEPRHAFTVLIPAHDEEQGLPATVHSALAADYPTAKRRVLVVADNCSDRTAEVARAAGAECVERYDDDLRGKGYALAYAMPYALGPETDAVVVIDADCELAADALHVLDAALTRGAAVAQSAVISRNPQVQPAGLVAMVGSVIENGVSAGLDRLGMAVPLRGTGMVFRRDVLERFPWTAFGLTEDAEYGAKLAAAGERVRFVANALVRSEAPPDTTALYTQRRRWRTALFSGGQSWVHRAFRSKPLVLTHLFATAVVTSACAGMGWLSPAWEVGLGAWAVALLGLTCLVYLRAMRRADQDASGVLGLWRAAVVVTRLAWVTAAGLVKRSATWERTPRATRAVAP encoded by the coding sequence ATGACGGTGGTTTTGATCTGTACTTTGTTTCTGGCGGCCGCGACCGCGGCGTGTTTGTATTACGCCGTCCTGACCACTCTCGGGTGGCTCGCGGCGAGTCAGCCGGGCGAAGTGGCCGCGGAGCCGCGGCACGCGTTCACGGTCCTCATCCCGGCGCACGACGAAGAGCAAGGGCTGCCCGCGACGGTCCACTCCGCGCTCGCGGCCGATTATCCGACCGCGAAACGGCGGGTACTCGTCGTGGCCGACAACTGCTCCGATCGGACGGCGGAAGTCGCGAGGGCCGCCGGGGCCGAATGCGTCGAGCGGTACGACGACGACCTGCGCGGGAAAGGGTACGCCCTGGCTTACGCGATGCCGTACGCCCTCGGCCCCGAGACGGACGCGGTCGTGGTGATCGACGCGGACTGCGAACTGGCCGCCGACGCGCTCCACGTACTCGACGCGGCCCTGACCCGTGGCGCTGCCGTCGCTCAGTCGGCCGTCATCTCCCGCAACCCGCAGGTGCAACCGGCCGGTCTAGTCGCGATGGTCGGCTCGGTGATCGAGAACGGCGTCTCGGCCGGCCTCGACCGGCTCGGAATGGCGGTTCCCCTCCGCGGCACCGGCATGGTGTTCCGCCGCGACGTGTTGGAACGCTTCCCCTGGACCGCGTTCGGCCTGACCGAGGACGCGGAGTACGGCGCGAAGCTGGCCGCGGCCGGCGAGCGCGTCCGGTTCGTGGCGAACGCCCTGGTGCGAAGCGAGGCCCCGCCGGACACGACGGCCCTCTACACCCAGCGCCGCCGCTGGCGGACGGCCCTCTTTTCCGGCGGCCAGTCGTGGGTCCACCGGGCGTTTCGCAGCAAGCCGCTGGTCTTGACCCACCTGTTTGCGACGGCGGTCGTTACGTCGGCGTGCGCGGGTATGGGCTGGCTCTCGCCCGCGTGGGAGGTCGGCCTGGGTGCGTGGGCGGTCGCTCTCCTGGGGCTGACGTGTCTTGTGTACCTGCGGGCGATGCGCCGCGCCGACCAGGACGCGAGTGGCGTACTCGGCTTATGGCGGGCGGCCGTGGTGGTGACGCGGCTGGCGTGGGTCACTGCGGCCGGACTCGTCAAGCGGAGCGCGACGTGGGAGCGGACGCCGCGGGCGACCCGCGCGGTGGCCCCGTGA
- a CDS encoding polysaccharide deacetylase family protein, with amino-acid sequence MGADAAGDPRGGPVTPTFAARPGWAKRLIPDRVVRRQASRGATIQLTFDDGPDPETTPGVLDRLEEYGLRATFFLVGNRVARAPHVVRRIREAGHVLGNHTFSHAVPSYFSTRAAWREVATCQRIVAEAAGAAPTLFRPPLGRLTPGLVAAAWAHGLAVTNWSLDSGDWQCRSAEDADRCARETLDRIRPGDILLFHDDHPYIGRILDVVLPVVLGSGPA; translated from the coding sequence GTGGGAGCGGACGCCGCGGGCGACCCGCGCGGTGGCCCCGTGACGCCGACGTTCGCGGCCCGACCCGGGTGGGCCAAGCGGCTCATCCCGGACAGGGTCGTCCGCCGGCAGGCCAGCCGCGGCGCGACCATCCAGCTCACCTTCGACGACGGCCCGGACCCGGAAACGACCCCCGGGGTGTTGGATCGCCTGGAGGAATACGGCCTCCGGGCCACCTTTTTCCTGGTCGGCAATCGCGTCGCCCGAGCCCCGCACGTCGTCCGGCGGATTCGCGAAGCCGGCCACGTCCTCGGCAACCACACCTTCTCGCACGCGGTGCCGTCGTACTTCAGCACCCGCGCCGCGTGGCGGGAAGTCGCCACTTGCCAGCGCATCGTCGCCGAGGCGGCCGGCGCCGCGCCGACGCTGTTCCGCCCGCCGCTGGGCCGACTCACGCCCGGACTGGTAGCCGCAGCCTGGGCACACGGTCTGGCCGTAACGAACTGGTCGCTCGATAGCGGCGACTGGCAGTGCCGATCAGCAGAGGATGCCGACCGCTGCGCACGCGAAACGCTGGACCGGATCCGCCCGGGCGACATCCTGCTCTTTCACGACGACCACCCTTATATCGGGCGCATTCTGGACGTGGTGTTGCCCGTTGTCTTGGGTAGTGGACCGGCGTAG
- a CDS encoding ATP-grasp domain-containing protein translates to MPTLVLTPRFTEDAQALWRAAAQLGWAVERLTSWRVPDDLLTVPEPLLYLEALFGPTLAEQFGLRLLEPAVDWLPRLPEEYRKRWVYLTTLGQARTIAQPAFIKPPNDKSFPARVYAGRDLPLEYDDATPVLVAEVVSWEKEFRGFVLDRKVRTMSVYLRDGELQRENDFACSAIEESEVRAFLETVLGDPRVDLPRAAVLDVGVIAGRGWAVVEQNSAWGSGIYGCDPASVLQVIRHAAVPASDLGTG, encoded by the coding sequence ATGCCTACGCTCGTACTCACGCCGCGGTTTACCGAAGACGCCCAAGCGTTGTGGCGGGCGGCCGCCCAACTCGGTTGGGCGGTCGAGCGGCTCACGTCCTGGCGGGTTCCCGACGACCTGCTGACGGTGCCCGAGCCGCTGCTGTACTTGGAAGCCCTATTTGGGCCGACCTTGGCCGAACAATTCGGACTCCGCCTACTTGAACCGGCGGTCGATTGGCTCCCCCGGCTTCCGGAGGAGTACCGCAAGCGCTGGGTCTATCTCACAACGCTCGGACAGGCCCGGACGATCGCACAACCCGCGTTTATCAAGCCGCCGAATGATAAGAGTTTCCCGGCACGGGTTTACGCCGGACGTGATCTTCCCCTTGAATACGACGACGCGACCCCCGTTCTTGTTGCCGAGGTGGTCAGCTGGGAGAAGGAGTTTCGCGGTTTCGTACTGGACCGCAAGGTCCGCACGATGTCCGTTTACCTTCGCGACGGGGAGTTGCAACGCGAGAACGATTTCGCCTGCTCCGCGATCGAGGAGTCCGAAGTCCGTGCATTCTTGGAAACGGTTCTCGGCGACCCGCGCGTCGATCTCCCGCGTGCGGCCGTTCTCGATGTTGGAGTAATCGCCGGGCGTGGTTGGGCCGTCGTCGAACAAAATTCGGCCTGGGGGTCTGGCATTTACGGCTGCGATCCCGCGAGTGTACTGCAGGTCATCCGACACGCGGCCGTGCCGGCTTCCGATCTCGGGACGGGGTAA
- a CDS encoding acyl-CoA desaturase, with translation MKKAAEEANEFGGGSSSALASPALRVERDLGGDVAHSHQRDIAPTPDSDRPGRADDGEGLVRSLDQEPEQLPASPAAELPARPAWYRALRVGSALLPLIVVHLSLVALFFVPATWVELVMFLVMTRLTGIGVTVGFHRYLAHHAFKTSRWFQFVLAAAGCTALQKGPLWWVIYHRQHHTHSDTEGDVHSPVVDGFWYAHMGWLFARDLTRPDLSSIRDLTKFPELVWLDRLWMLPGFAAAGVCYLIDGWSGLFWGYCLSTAVVFQVTFAVNSFGHVWGRQRFATGEGSRNNWVLGILAMGDGWHNNHHRAPTSARHGFAWYEVDFAYLIIRLLRGLRLVWDVRQPPAAALAAAGRTVSPAPVTV, from the coding sequence ATGAAAAAGGCCGCGGAAGAAGCGAACGAGTTCGGGGGCGGGTCTTCGTCGGCCCTCGCGAGCCCGGCGCTCCGGGTCGAGCGCGACCTCGGCGGGGATGTCGCACACTCCCACCAGCGGGATATAGCGCCAACACCTGATTCGGATCGACCCGGGCGAGCGGACGATGGTGAAGGGCTCGTCCGAAGTCTCGACCAGGAACCGGAACAGCTTCCGGCCAGCCCGGCGGCCGAACTTCCCGCCCGCCCGGCATGGTATCGTGCCCTCCGGGTGGGGTCGGCCCTATTGCCCCTCATCGTCGTCCACTTGTCGCTCGTGGCTCTCTTCTTCGTCCCGGCCACCTGGGTCGAACTCGTAATGTTCCTGGTCATGACCCGGCTGACCGGCATCGGGGTGACGGTCGGGTTTCACCGCTACCTGGCCCACCACGCGTTTAAAACGTCCCGGTGGTTCCAGTTCGTCCTGGCCGCGGCCGGGTGTACGGCGCTGCAAAAGGGACCGCTCTGGTGGGTCATCTATCACCGCCAGCACCACACGCATTCGGACACCGAGGGCGACGTCCACTCGCCGGTCGTTGACGGCTTCTGGTACGCCCACATGGGGTGGCTGTTCGCCCGCGATCTGACACGGCCCGACCTCAGCTCGATCCGCGACCTGACCAAGTTCCCGGAACTGGTCTGGCTGGACCGCCTGTGGATGCTCCCGGGCTTCGCCGCGGCCGGGGTGTGTTACCTTATCGACGGGTGGTCGGGATTGTTCTGGGGGTACTGTCTGAGTACGGCCGTGGTTTTTCAGGTCACGTTCGCGGTGAACTCGTTCGGGCACGTGTGGGGGCGGCAGCGGTTCGCGACGGGGGAAGGGAGCCGGAACAACTGGGTCCTCGGGATTCTGGCGATGGGCGACGGGTGGCACAACAACCACCACCGGGCGCCCACGTCGGCCCGGCACGGGTTCGCGTGGTATGAGGTCGACTTCGCGTACCTGATCATCCGCCTCCTCCGCGGGTTACGGCTGGTGTGGGATGTCCGCCAGCCGCCGGCCGCGGCTCTCGCGGCGGCCGGCCGGACCGTGAGTCCTGCTCCCGTGACCGTGTGA
- a CDS encoding TlpA family protein disulfide reductase has translation MSYWFRAAAVGLLLACGLTMLPGGTTRAEEPGDLAARIKAAKAAFGKEREQFEAAFEKAKTDKERERISDESDKALVKYVDTLFKLVEPQPANPAAFDALVTVSSAGGDKSGAALDLIAKHHAAHPDAAEFAYALAYSDSPRAETVLRAIAEQNKSKDVKGVATYALGVRLKHKAKAASDDDRAKLAAEAEGLLKAAASDYATVKTPQLEKPLGVMAAGQLAGLKNVLNLVVGKTVPEIEGEDTTGKALKLSDARGKVVLLDFWASWCGPCMGMVPHNKKIVARMKDKPFTLIGVNGDPTADDANKAIGKHEISWRSFKSVRGADKPELAEEWNLDGWPTLYLIDHKGVIRSIWLGSPGDEVLDKEIDKLVAAAEADAKK, from the coding sequence ATGAGTTACTGGTTCCGGGCCGCCGCGGTCGGGCTCCTCCTGGCGTGCGGTCTCACGATGCTCCCGGGCGGGACCACCCGGGCCGAGGAACCGGGCGACCTGGCGGCGCGCATCAAGGCGGCCAAGGCCGCGTTCGGGAAGGAGCGGGAGCAGTTCGAGGCCGCGTTTGAAAAGGCCAAGACCGACAAGGAGCGGGAGCGCATCTCGGACGAGTCGGACAAAGCGCTCGTGAAGTACGTCGACACGCTCTTCAAATTGGTCGAACCACAACCCGCGAACCCGGCCGCGTTCGACGCACTGGTGACGGTCAGTTCGGCCGGCGGGGACAAGAGCGGGGCCGCCCTCGACCTGATCGCCAAACACCACGCCGCCCACCCGGACGCGGCCGAGTTCGCGTACGCCCTCGCGTATTCGGACAGTCCCCGGGCCGAAACCGTCTTGCGGGCGATCGCCGAGCAGAACAAGAGTAAAGACGTCAAAGGCGTCGCCACCTACGCGCTCGGCGTCCGCCTCAAGCACAAAGCCAAGGCAGCGTCCGACGACGACCGGGCCAAGTTGGCGGCCGAGGCCGAAGGGTTGCTCAAAGCCGCCGCGAGCGACTACGCGACCGTCAAGACACCCCAACTGGAAAAGCCGCTCGGCGTGATGGCCGCGGGCCAGCTGGCGGGTTTAAAGAATGTCCTGAACCTGGTGGTTGGCAAGACCGTACCCGAGATCGAAGGGGAGGACACAACCGGAAAGGCGCTCAAGCTCAGCGACGCCCGCGGGAAGGTCGTCCTGCTCGACTTCTGGGCGTCGTGGTGCGGGCCGTGCATGGGGATGGTCCCGCACAACAAGAAGATCGTCGCCCGAATGAAGGACAAGCCGTTTACCCTGATCGGCGTGAACGGCGACCCGACCGCGGACGACGCGAACAAGGCGATCGGCAAGCACGAGATTTCGTGGCGGTCGTTCAAGAGCGTCCGCGGGGCCGACAAACCGGAGCTGGCCGAGGAATGGAACCTGGACGGCTGGCCGACCCTGTACCTGATCGATCACAAGGGCGTCATCCGCTCCATCTGGCTTGGTTCTCCGGGTGATGAAGTTCTCGACAAAGAAATTGACAAACTCGTCGCCGCGGCCGAGGCCGACGCGAAGAAATAG
- a CDS encoding TlpA family protein disulfide reductase, translating to MIRAACTVAIALSFGGVIRADEALSIGSPAPELKLSTFLLGEPLNELKHGTIYVIEFSGTQCPPCVRCIPHLTDLQKKHKETVFFSVYSENRKNVSDFLNQHRDKIGYRVAVDPDRAVWNAWMRKASQEGIPTVFVIDAKGLIAWIGTPDDMADPLAGIVAGTFDPGVDKMRLRFEKRLSAGREQLDKREERAWVNYGQATALIAIGKLTEALAIVEAGLRECEDIPNGVYPLKGAKLQILARQPSTKEAAIEFAVEWAVATKFARDEFRWVQVISSLLKAASPPESRDLRLIDLAMAMLRDLEKSLEQKSDNSTIKNANVLRIQSQELLSRAYHLRGETESLSGKTILMQLYI from the coding sequence GTGATCCGAGCAGCCTGCACGGTAGCGATCGCTTTGTCCTTTGGTGGGGTCATTCGCGCCGATGAGGCTCTCTCGATCGGGAGTCCGGCCCCAGAACTCAAGCTCTCCACCTTCTTGCTCGGCGAGCCGCTTAATGAGTTAAAGCATGGAACGATTTACGTGATTGAATTTTCTGGAACTCAATGCCCTCCCTGCGTCCGTTGCATTCCGCACCTGACCGACTTGCAGAAAAAACACAAGGAAACCGTCTTTTTCAGTGTCTACTCGGAAAACCGAAAGAACGTATCTGACTTCCTGAACCAGCACCGAGACAAGATTGGCTATCGGGTCGCAGTCGATCCCGATCGGGCTGTTTGGAACGCCTGGATGAGGAAGGCGTCTCAGGAAGGAATACCGACTGTATTCGTGATAGACGCGAAGGGGCTTATCGCCTGGATCGGTACACCTGACGACATGGCTGATCCTCTTGCCGGGATCGTCGCCGGTACGTTCGACCCGGGTGTGGACAAGATGCGCCTTCGGTTCGAGAAAAGGCTGTCGGCCGGACGGGAACAACTTGACAAGCGTGAAGAAAGGGCCTGGGTAAACTACGGGCAAGCCACTGCGCTAATTGCAATAGGGAAATTGACCGAAGCCTTGGCCATCGTTGAAGCGGGCCTCAGGGAATGTGAAGATATTCCCAACGGCGTATACCCGCTCAAAGGGGCAAAATTGCAGATACTCGCCCGGCAACCCAGCACCAAGGAAGCGGCAATCGAGTTCGCCGTCGAGTGGGCCGTGGCCACCAAGTTTGCCAGAGATGAGTTTCGCTGGGTACAAGTGATTAGTTCCCTGTTGAAAGCTGCGAGCCCCCCCGAATCGCGGGATTTGCGGCTCATTGACCTGGCGATGGCGATGCTGCGAGATTTAGAGAAGTCTCTGGAACAGAAATCTGACAACTCGACTATTAAGAATGCTAATGTGCTGCGCATCCAGAGCCAGGAACTACTGTCGCGTGCATATCATTTGCGTGGAGAGACTGAGAGCCTGTCCGGGAAGACTATTTTGATGCAACTCTATATTTAA
- a CDS encoding IS5 family transposase, protein MDLREVLNAIVYVNRSGCQWSMLPHDFPAKSTVYEYFAQWRDDGTWQELLDVLREGYREVHAPSHERTPSAASIDSQSVKGTEHAGGNGYDAGKKIQGRKRSIVVDTLGLLMVVAVTAGHVDDAAAAPTVLEGLDRDAYPRLKVVWADGKYHNHALNGWKDGHPELGWELVIVRRPDGVKGFTLLPKRWVVERTFGWLGRARRLSRNYERLNSSSESMIRVRSIQLILNRMDPQERYPPFKYRVASK, encoded by the coding sequence GTGGACCTCCGGGAGGTGCTGAACGCGATCGTGTACGTGAACCGGTCGGGGTGTCAGTGGTCGATGCTCCCGCACGACTTCCCGGCCAAGAGTACGGTGTACGAATACTTCGCCCAGTGGCGGGACGATGGCACCTGGCAAGAACTCCTGGATGTCCTCCGGGAGGGGTATCGGGAAGTCCACGCCCCGAGTCACGAGCGGACCCCGAGTGCCGCGAGCATCGACAGCCAGTCGGTCAAAGGGACCGAACACGCGGGCGGGAACGGGTACGATGCGGGCAAGAAAATCCAGGGCCGGAAGCGGTCGATCGTGGTCGATACGCTGGGCCTGCTGATGGTCGTGGCGGTGACCGCCGGGCACGTCGACGACGCGGCCGCGGCCCCGACCGTACTCGAAGGGTTGGACCGTGACGCGTACCCGCGATTGAAGGTCGTGTGGGCCGACGGGAAGTACCACAACCATGCCCTGAACGGGTGGAAAGACGGCCACCCGGAACTCGGATGGGAACTCGTCATCGTCCGCCGACCGGACGGGGTCAAGGGGTTCACCCTGTTACCCAAGCGGTGGGTCGTCGAGCGGACGTTCGGGTGGCTCGGGCGGGCCCGGCGGTTAAGTCGTAATTATGAGCGACTGAATAGTTCCAGCGAATCCATGATTCGTGTGCGGTCAATCCAGCTGATCCTCAATCGCATGGATCCACAAGAGCGTTATCCCCCGTTTAAATATAGAGTTGCATCAAAATAG
- a CDS encoding PQQ-binding-like beta-propeller repeat protein: MSRAPAWTLSLTLTLAATLTAVAGDWPRFRGPNGAGTIDEEAVPTKWSRAQNVVWKVEVPGVGHSSPIVVKGKIFLQSASSDGSQRMLHCFDAASGKLDWTKTVPGQTAPTHAKNSLASSTPGSDGERVYAVVWSGEAVALHAYDFAGKELWSTALGAYVSQHGPGMSPVAYAGKVYVNYDQDGAAEFDCFDGATGAKKWSAPRKPFRACYSCPLVRDVDGKAEIVNASTAGLTGYDPDTGKVIWSWDWKFEGMALRTVGSPILAGDLVVAVSGDGGGSRSTVAVAPSPKPRLLWEKKKDTPYVPGPLVKNDYLYWITDAGFATCAQLRTGKIVWSERVFTKPVSASPVLVNGNVIAIAEDGKAVVFAASPDGLDKVAENALGETVFASPAVADGRLYVRGAEHLFCIGKK; the protein is encoded by the coding sequence ATGTCGCGCGCACCCGCCTGGACGCTTTCGTTAACGCTCACACTAGCCGCGACACTTACCGCGGTCGCCGGCGACTGGCCACGGTTCCGCGGGCCGAACGGGGCCGGGACCATCGATGAAGAAGCGGTCCCGACCAAGTGGTCGCGTGCGCAAAACGTCGTCTGGAAGGTCGAAGTCCCCGGCGTCGGGCACTCGTCGCCGATCGTGGTCAAGGGGAAGATCTTCCTCCAAAGCGCCTCGTCCGACGGGTCGCAGCGGATGCTCCACTGCTTCGACGCCGCCTCGGGCAAACTCGACTGGACGAAGACGGTTCCGGGACAGACGGCCCCCACGCACGCCAAGAACTCGCTCGCGTCGTCCACCCCGGGGAGTGATGGCGAGCGGGTGTACGCCGTGGTCTGGTCGGGCGAGGCCGTCGCCCTGCACGCTTACGACTTCGCCGGCAAGGAACTCTGGTCGACCGCCCTCGGGGCCTACGTCAGCCAGCACGGGCCGGGCATGTCGCCGGTCGCGTACGCTGGCAAGGTGTACGTGAACTACGACCAGGACGGGGCGGCCGAGTTCGACTGCTTCGACGGGGCGACCGGCGCGAAGAAGTGGTCGGCCCCGCGGAAGCCGTTCCGCGCGTGCTACTCGTGCCCGCTCGTCCGCGACGTCGACGGCAAGGCCGAGATCGTGAACGCCAGCACCGCCGGGCTCACCGGGTACGACCCGGACACCGGCAAGGTGATCTGGAGCTGGGACTGGAAGTTCGAGGGCATGGCCCTGCGGACGGTCGGCTCGCCGATCCTGGCGGGCGACCTCGTGGTGGCCGTCTCCGGCGACGGCGGCGGGTCGCGGAGTACGGTCGCCGTCGCCCCGAGCCCGAAACCGCGGCTGCTGTGGGAGAAGAAGAAAGACACGCCCTACGTTCCCGGCCCGCTGGTTAAAAACGATTATCTGTACTGGATTACGGACGCCGGGTTCGCCACCTGCGCGCAACTCCGCACCGGGAAGATCGTCTGGTCCGAACGGGTGTTCACGAAGCCGGTGTCGGCGTCGCCCGTGTTGGTGAACGGTAACGTCATCGCGATCGCCGAAGACGGCAAGGCGGTCGTCTTCGCGGCGTCGCCGGACGGGCTGGACAAGGTCGCGGAAAATGCGCTCGGGGAGACGGTGTTCGCGTCCCCAGCTGTCGCGGACGGCCGGTTGTACGTCCGCGGCGCGGAACACCTGTTCTGCATCGGGAAGAAGTAA
- a CDS encoding Gfo/Idh/MocA family protein, with protein sequence MPAPSRRFSRRTFLTESTAAAALTAASYSRVYGATERVGVGFIGYGLIGNRHVTDFLKEPDVDPVAAAEVHRGRLAEAVAATGGRAKGEADFRRLLDDKAVHAVVVSTPDHWHVPMALLACAAGKDVYVEKPMSLFVREGRWLADAAKRTGRVVQVGTQQRSGKHYQRARDLIQGGAIGKVVSVRCQSLRNAYPGFGNPPDQDPPADLDWDQWLGPAPARKYNPHRGIYFFRWMWDTAGGQMTNIGAHHFDVADWILGLGTLKAVSSSGGRFALTDNFETPDTQDALFEFDGWTASWMLRECSRGAYAPYPLEFFGTKGSLGITRQGFLVTPDLDTPAVNTIPGVSSGHPAGGPKPIKVVGGPRPRTEAITDQTGSEDEQFRGHVRNFLDCVKSRTAPHSDAESGHRVATLCHLANLSLRLGRKLRWDAKTETVIDDAEANRALVRSYRAPWDRELKAIGVGT encoded by the coding sequence ATGCCGGCACCTTCCCGCCGATTCAGCCGCCGGACATTTCTTACCGAATCCACGGCAGCCGCGGCCCTGACCGCCGCGTCTTACAGCCGCGTTTACGGGGCGACCGAGCGCGTCGGGGTCGGGTTCATCGGGTACGGGCTGATCGGCAATCGCCACGTTACCGACTTCCTGAAGGAACCCGACGTCGATCCGGTGGCGGCGGCCGAAGTCCACCGCGGGCGGTTGGCCGAGGCGGTCGCCGCCACCGGCGGGCGGGCGAAAGGGGAAGCCGACTTCCGCCGGTTGCTCGACGACAAGGCGGTCCACGCGGTCGTCGTCTCCACGCCCGACCACTGGCACGTGCCGATGGCCCTACTCGCGTGTGCGGCCGGGAAGGACGTGTACGTCGAGAAGCCGATGAGCCTATTCGTCCGCGAGGGCCGGTGGCTCGCGGACGCTGCCAAGCGAACCGGCCGGGTCGTGCAGGTCGGCACCCAGCAGCGGTCCGGGAAGCACTACCAGCGGGCCCGCGATTTGATCCAGGGCGGTGCGATCGGGAAGGTCGTCTCGGTCCGGTGCCAATCGCTGCGGAACGCCTACCCCGGCTTCGGCAACCCGCCCGACCAGGACCCGCCGGCCGACCTCGACTGGGACCAGTGGCTCGGGCCGGCTCCGGCCCGGAAGTACAACCCGCACCGGGGGATTTACTTCTTCCGCTGGATGTGGGACACGGCCGGCGGTCAGATGACCAACATCGGGGCTCACCATTTCGACGTGGCGGACTGGATTCTCGGGCTCGGGACGCTGAAAGCCGTATCAAGTTCCGGCGGTCGGTTCGCCCTGACTGACAATTTCGAGACGCCGGACACGCAGGACGCCCTGTTCGAGTTCGACGGCTGGACGGCATCCTGGATGCTGAGGGAGTGCAGCCGCGGGGCGTATGCCCCTTACCCGCTGGAGTTTTTCGGCACGAAGGGCAGTCTGGGCATCACCCGGCAAGGGTTCCTGGTCACACCCGATCTCGACACCCCGGCGGTGAACACGATTCCGGGGGTATCGTCCGGACATCCGGCCGGCGGCCCCAAGCCCATCAAGGTCGTCGGCGGCCCGCGACCCCGGACCGAGGCAATCACCGACCAGACCGGCAGCGAAGATGAGCAGTTCCGCGGCCACGTCCGGAACTTCCTCGACTGCGTGAAGTCGCGGACGGCGCCGCACTCGGACGCCGAAAGCGGCCACCGCGTAGCGACACTTTGCCACCTCGCGAACCTGTCCCTCCGGCTCGGCCGGAAACTTCGCTGGGACGCCAAAACGGAGACGGTGATTGACGATGCGGAAGCGAACCGGGCACTCGTGCGGTCGTACCGGGCGCCGTGGGACCGGGAATTGAAGGCGATCGGGGTGGGTACGTGA